The following are from one region of the Pseudohongiella spirulinae genome:
- a CDS encoding co-chaperone GroES: MKIRPLQDRVVVRRKEEETKTAGGIVLPGSAAEKPAQGEVIAVGPGRILDNGDKRPVDVKVGDTVVFGKYASNTVKIGDEELLILSENEIYGVIEG; the protein is encoded by the coding sequence ATGAAAATTCGACCTTTGCAAGACCGAGTTGTCGTGCGCCGCAAGGAAGAAGAGACCAAAACAGCAGGTGGCATCGTGCTGCCGGGTTCAGCCGCTGAAAAACCGGCACAGGGTGAAGTCATTGCTGTGGGCCCGGGTCGCATTCTGGATAACGGTGACAAGCGTCCGGTCGATGTCAAAGTGGGTGACACTGTGGTGTTCGGCAAATATGCCAGCAACACCGTGAAGATTGGCGACGAAGAGCTGCTGATCCTGAGCGAAAACGAAATTTACGGTGTGATCGAAGGCTGA
- a CDS encoding FxsA family protein, with product MMRIPFLALIAVPIAELYLLFAVADMIGGLATLGLVILTAGIGLSVLKRQGFNTLNRANARMQSGQLPGQEIIEGMMLAVAGALLLTPGLITDTVGFLLLTPAVRRYLAARAMRKGSTVFMGGFSTQYTWQQRPGGRYSEGDIIDGEVVGKESANQDDALHHDSDRHRDGR from the coding sequence ATGATGAGAATACCGTTCCTTGCGCTGATTGCCGTTCCCATTGCTGAGCTGTACCTGTTGTTTGCCGTGGCCGATATGATCGGGGGGCTGGCAACCCTGGGGCTGGTGATTCTGACCGCCGGCATAGGTCTGAGCGTACTGAAACGGCAGGGGTTTAATACCCTGAATCGTGCTAACGCCCGCATGCAGAGCGGCCAGCTACCCGGACAGGAGATCATCGAAGGCATGATGCTGGCCGTCGCGGGGGCACTGTTGCTCACGCCGGGGCTGATTACCGATACCGTTGGTTTTCTGCTGTTGACTCCGGCGGTGCGTCGATATCTGGCCGCCCGTGCCATGCGCAAAGGCAGTACAGTGTTTATGGGGGGCTTCAGCACACAATATACCTGGCAACAGCGGCCAGGCGGTCGATACTCCGAGGGTGACATCATTGACGGCGAAGTGGTTGGCAAAGAGTCTGCCAACCAGGACGATGCCCTGCATCATGACAGTGATCGGCACAGGGACGGCCGGTAG